From Streptosporangiales bacterium, the proteins below share one genomic window:
- a CDS encoding ATP-binding cassette domain-containing protein produces MTGAADVARSTEEAAAGGGPGRDTPKVEVREVAKEFSRRQDGQTEVVQALHDVSLTVNAGEIVTLTGMSGCGKTTLLRVIMGLEQVTSGTVYVNGQAIDGPGEDRAMVFQHAELLPWRSALGNVEFGLEIRGIRADERNEIARKYLELVGLDEAMNRRPYELSGGMRQRVGMARALAIEPDVLLMDEPFGALDAQTRETLQYELLRIHANDRRTIIFVTHDLDEAVLIADRVVMMAPSPGHIHRIIDVDLPRPRENAAELRTSPEFGEVRSRLWQLLQEANTTSSSSG; encoded by the coding sequence ATGACCGGTGCCGCCGACGTCGCCAGGTCCACCGAGGAGGCAGCCGCAGGCGGTGGGCCTGGCCGCGACACCCCGAAGGTCGAGGTACGAGAGGTTGCCAAGGAGTTCTCCCGGCGCCAGGACGGGCAGACGGAGGTCGTCCAGGCACTGCACGACGTCTCGCTGACCGTCAACGCCGGTGAGATCGTCACGCTCACCGGGATGAGCGGATGCGGGAAGACCACGCTGCTGCGCGTCATCATGGGGCTGGAGCAGGTGACGTCGGGCACCGTGTACGTCAACGGGCAGGCGATCGACGGCCCGGGCGAGGACCGCGCGATGGTCTTCCAGCACGCCGAGCTGCTGCCCTGGCGCTCTGCGCTCGGCAACGTGGAGTTCGGCCTGGAGATCCGCGGCATCAGGGCGGACGAGCGCAACGAGATCGCCAGGAAGTACCTGGAGCTCGTCGGCCTCGACGAGGCCATGAACCGCAGGCCGTACGAGCTGTCCGGCGGTATGCGCCAGCGGGTCGGCATGGCACGCGCGCTCGCCATCGAGCCCGACGTGCTGCTGATGGACGAGCCCTTCGGCGCGCTCGACGCGCAGACCAGGGAGACGTTGCAGTACGAGCTGCTGCGGATCCACGCCAACGACAGACGCACCATCATCTTCGTCACGCACGACCTCGACGAGGCCGTGCTGATCGCCGACCGGGTGGTCATGATGGCGCCGAGCCCAGGACACATCCACCGCATCATCGACGTGGACCTCCCGCGGCCGCGGGAGAACGCCGCCGAGCTACGTACGTCACCGGAGTTCGGCGAGGTGCGTAGCCGGCTGTGGCAGCTGCTGCAGGAGGCCAACACCACGTCGTCGAGCTCCGGCTGA
- a CDS encoding ABC transporter permease subunit: protein MAAQQVEGEAAAETAPKRARQPSPAKRKVLNGLAPVVVGAVVLVVWQLVGASVSPMAMSYPTAVLEEAGVLISDGSLAEGFLSSIQSFVPAYVLAVVVGVPVGLVLGRYRLMEAGFGPYVTAGYATPLVALIPLFIVWFGTGLVVKIAVVFTLTIFPIIINTWRGVQAVPGTLIEVGSSFGASQSEIMRKIIIPGTLPHIMTGLRLAVGRAVIGIVIAEFFTAVSGLGGIIINAGNSFDTARMFVPVIVVLLLGVVLTWLVGLAERKLAPWHAAMSGRR, encoded by the coding sequence ATGGCAGCACAGCAGGTCGAAGGAGAGGCCGCCGCAGAGACAGCGCCGAAGCGGGCCAGGCAGCCGTCCCCGGCGAAGCGGAAGGTGCTGAACGGGCTCGCCCCCGTGGTCGTCGGTGCCGTCGTGCTCGTGGTCTGGCAGCTCGTCGGTGCCAGCGTCAGCCCGATGGCGATGTCGTACCCCACCGCGGTGCTCGAAGAGGCGGGCGTCCTGATCAGCGACGGGTCGCTGGCCGAGGGGTTCCTGTCGAGCATCCAGTCGTTCGTGCCCGCCTACGTGCTTGCGGTCGTGGTGGGTGTTCCCGTGGGCCTGGTGCTCGGTCGTTACCGGCTCATGGAGGCGGGCTTCGGGCCGTACGTCACAGCGGGGTACGCGACGCCGCTCGTCGCGCTAATCCCGCTGTTCATCGTGTGGTTCGGCACCGGCCTGGTCGTGAAGATCGCAGTGGTCTTCACGCTGACCATCTTCCCGATCATCATCAACACCTGGCGTGGTGTGCAGGCGGTGCCTGGCACGCTGATCGAGGTCGGCTCCAGCTTCGGGGCGTCGCAGTCGGAGATCATGCGGAAGATCATCATCCCCGGCACGCTGCCGCACATCATGACCGGTCTGCGCCTCGCCGTCGGGAGGGCCGTGATCGGCATCGTGATCGCGGAGTTCTTCACCGCCGTCAGCGGACTCGGCGGGATCATCATCAACGCCGGCAACAGCTTCGACACCGCGCGCATGTTCGTGCCGGTGATCGTCGTGCTGCTGCTCGGTGTCGTACTGACCTGGTTGGTGGGCCTGGCCGAGCGGAAGCTCGCGCCCTGGCACGCGGCCATGAGTGGACGGCGGTGA